A single Tenacibaculum sp. Bg11-29 DNA region contains:
- a CDS encoding FecR family protein: MTNKTYNNINDFLNDTSFKNWALNTKLSDVSFWNYWLENNLDKKELIKEAKDIIIGLQFKENLVPEKKINFEWNAFEEKVLEKQKTPKKISFKKSKWIGIAATIVLFLSIGFYASNNTITTYTTGFGETLNLKLQDGSTVTLNANSTLSYSKNNFRKVWLKGEAYFQVDKKKSTNAKFWVLTNDLKVEVYGTMFNVNSRKEKTQVFLEEGNIWLSLKNGKSKKMLPGDFISFSAKQNKILEDHTKVIAIEKTSWKNGTLTFNNTTLTNALKKVTETYGYKIIFKNTKIKNTIITGTVPTTNLNICLKAIEKSANVIITKENTKLVVSKK, from the coding sequence ATGACGAATAAAACATACAATAACATTAACGACTTTTTAAACGATACCTCTTTTAAAAATTGGGCGTTGAATACAAAATTGAGCGATGTATCATTTTGGAATTATTGGTTAGAAAACAACCTTGATAAAAAAGAACTTATTAAAGAAGCAAAAGATATTATTATTGGCCTCCAATTTAAAGAGAATCTTGTTCCTGAAAAAAAAATAAATTTTGAATGGAATGCTTTTGAGGAAAAAGTTTTAGAAAAACAAAAAACACCTAAAAAAATTTCTTTTAAAAAAAGTAAATGGATTGGAATTGCTGCAACTATTGTTTTATTTCTATCTATTGGTTTTTATGCTTCTAATAATACAATCACAACATATACAACTGGTTTTGGAGAAACATTAAACTTAAAACTTCAAGACGGAAGTACTGTTACCTTAAATGCTAATTCAACCCTTTCTTACTCAAAAAATAACTTTAGAAAAGTTTGGTTAAAAGGTGAAGCGTATTTTCAAGTAGATAAGAAAAAATCTACAAATGCAAAGTTTTGGGTACTTACGAACGATCTAAAAGTTGAAGTTTATGGTACTATGTTTAATGTAAATTCTAGAAAAGAAAAAACTCAAGTTTTCTTAGAAGAAGGCAATATTTGGTTATCATTAAAAAATGGAAAGTCAAAAAAAATGCTTCCAGGTGACTTTATCTCTTTCTCTGCAAAACAAAATAAAATTTTAGAAGATCATACCAAAGTAATAGCTATAGAAAAAACTTCTTGGAAAAATGGTACCTTAACTTTTAATAACACCACATTAACTAATGCTTTAAAAAAAGTTACCGAAACCTACGGTTATAAAATTATTTTTAAGAACACAAAAATTAAGAATACCATAATTACAGGAACAGTACCGACTACGAACCTAAATATTTGTTTGAAAGCTATAGAAAAGTCTGCAAATGTTATAATTACAAAAGAAAACACTAAATTAGTTGTTTCTAAAAAATAA